One Cyprinus carpio isolate SPL01 chromosome B25, ASM1834038v1, whole genome shotgun sequence genomic region harbors:
- the LOC109051083 gene encoding V(D)J recombination-activating protein 2: MTLQPLTAVNCAGLMQPGFSLLELEGDVYLFGQKGWPKRSCPTGIFGVRIKNGELKLRAISFSNNSCYLPPLRCPAIAHVEPHDGSPECYLIHGGRTPNNELSSSLYMLSVDSRGCNRKVTLCCQEKELVGDVPSARYGHTLSVILSRGKSACVLFGGRSYMPPTERTTENWNSVVDCPPQVFLIDLEFGCCTAHTLPELTDGQSFHVALAREDCVYFLGGHILNSDCRPPRLIRLRVELLLGSPVLTCTVLHEGLTITSAIVAPVGYHEYIVLGGYQSETQKRMECTYIGLDDVGVHMEPREPPQWTSEVTHSRTWFGGSLGKGSALIAIPSEGNPAPPDAYHFYQVSFQKEQDGETSTQGCSQESTDFEDSAPLEDSEELYFGREPHELEYSSDGEGDTYNEEDEEDESQTGYWIKCCLTCQVNPNTWEPYYSTELTRPAMIFCSRGEGGHWVHAQCMELPESLLLRLSQGNSKYFCLDHRVLPMQEMTPPRQMMPVKRVPMKMTHRKAPVSMKMTPAKKSFLRRLFD; encoded by the coding sequence ATGACCTTGCAGCCTCTGACTGCTGTGAACTGTGCTGGCCTTATGCAGCCAGGCTTCTCCTTATTAGAGCTGGAGGGTGACGTTTACCTCTTTGGTCAAAAGGGCTGGCCAAAACGCTCATGTCCAACTGGAATATTTGGTGTGCGCATAAAAAATGGAGAACTTAAGCTGCGTgccatttcattttcaaacaactCTTGTTATCTCCCTCCCCTCCGATGTCCTGCGATAGCTCATGTTGAGCCTCATGATGGCAGTCCTGAGTGTTACCTTATTCATGGTGGCCGAACACCCAACAATGAGCTGTCCTCAAGTCTCTACATGTTAAGTGTAGACAGCAGAGGATGTAAtcgcaaagtcacattgtgctgTCAAGAAAAAGAGCTGGTTGGAGATGTTCCTAGCGCTCGATACGGCCACACCCTCAGCGTGATCCTTAGCCGAGGGAAGAGCGCCTGCGTTTTGTTTGGCGGCAGGTCCTACATGCCCCCCACCGAAAGGACCACAGAAAACTGGAACAGCGTGGTGGACTGTCCACCACAAGTCTTTCTTATTGACCTAGAGTTTGGTTGCTGTACGGCCCACACCCTCCCCGAGCTCACGGATGGCCAGTCTTTTCACGTAGCTCTTGCGAGAGAGGACTGTGTCTACTTCCTTGGCGGTCACATTCTCAACTCTGATTGCCGACCACCTCGTTTGATCCGCCTACGTGTTGAGCTTCTCTTAGGAAGCCCTGTCCTCACCTGTACTGTTCTTCATGAAGGTCTCACCATTACCAGTGCCATAGTTGCTCCTGTTGGCTATCATGAGTATATTGTTTTGGGCGGCTACCAATCTGAGACTCAGAAGCGCATGGAGTGCACATACATTGGCCTGGATGATGTTGGAGTCCACATGGAGCCTCGTGAGCCTCCTCAGTGGACCAGCGAGGTAACTCACAGCCGTACTTGGTTTGGTGGCAGCCTGGGCAAAGGAAGTGCCTTGATTGCAATCCCCTCTGAAGGAAACCCAGCTCCACCAGATGCTTACCATTTCTATCAAGTGAGCTTCCAGAAGGAACAAGATGGAGAAACATCAACTCAGGGATGCAGCCAGGAGTCCACTGATTTTGAGGACTCTGCACCTTTGGAAGACTCTGAGGAGCTGTACTTTGGCAGAGAACCTCATGAGCTGGAGTATAGCAGTGATGGAGAGGGTGACACCTACAACGAGGAAGACGAGGAGGATGAATCTCAGACAGGCTATTGGATCAAGTGCTGTCTAACCTGCCAGGTGAACCCCAACACCTGGGAGCCCTACTACTCTACTGAGCTCACCAGACCTGCCATGATATTCTGCTCCAGAGGTGAAGGTGGACACTGGGTCCATGCCCAGTGCATGGAGCTCCCTGAAAGCCTTTTGCTTCGCCTTTCTCAAGGCAACAGCAAGTACTTCTGCTTGGATCACAGAGTCCTGCCCATGCAGGAGATGACTCCACCACGCCAGATGATGCCAGTGAAGAGAGTCCCAATGAAAATGACCCATCGCAAAGCTCCAGTTTCGATGAAAATGACCCCAGCTAAGAAGAGCTTTCTGCGGAGACTTTTTGACTGA